A portion of the Gasterosteus aculeatus chromosome 12, fGasAcu3.hap1.1, whole genome shotgun sequence genome contains these proteins:
- the fah gene encoding fumarylacetoacetase, whose product MSFLKVDASSDFSFHNLPYGIFSTPDHPKRRIGVAIGDQILDLSVIMSLFQGPVMSKHQDVFAQATLNAFMALGFEAWTEARRTLQMLLSANESTLRDDVSLRSRAFVHQSAATMHLPADIGDYTDFYSSRDHATNVGTMFRGKENALMPNWLRLPVGYHGRASSVVVSGTPIRRPSGQMRPDQTKPPVFGPSKQLDIELEMAFFVGGGNQLGEPIPIGKAHEHIFGMVLMNDWSARDIQAWEYVPLGPFLGKNFGTTISPWVIPMEALLPFAEPNPIQDPEPLLYLQHPDAYTFNINLFVSLKGQDMSAAATICKSNFKYMYWTMKQQLTHHTVNGCNMRPGDLLASGTISGPDSESFGSMLELSWRGSKNINLGGGETRTFLMDGDEVTITGFSQGDGYRVGFGPCMGTILPALQH is encoded by the exons ATGTCCTTCCTAAAAGTAGATGCTTCTTCAGATTTCTCCTTCCACAACCTCCCTTATGGAATCTTCTCCACGCCTGATCAT CCCAAACGTCGCATTGGTGTTGCCATTGGAGACCAGATTTTGGACCTCAGTGTGATTATGTCTTTGTTTCAAGGACCCGTGATGTCCAAACATCAGGATGTCTTTGCGCAG GCCACACTGAATGCTTTCATGGCTCTTGGCTTTGAGGCCTGGACAGAGGCCAGGAGGACCCTGCAGATGTTGCTGTCAGCCAACGAGAGCACGCTGAGGGATGATGTCAGCCTTCGGAGCAG AGCATTTGTCCATCAGAGTGCAGCCACCATGCACCTTCCTGCAGACATTG GGGATTACACAGACTTCTACTCCTCCAGAGACCATGCCACCAACGTCGGCACCATGTTCCGGGGGAAGGAGAATGCTCTGATGCCAAACTG GTTAAGGCTTCCAGTGGGATACCATGGTAGAGCCTCATCAGTGGTTGTTTCTGGAACCCCCATCCGCCGCCCTTCAGGCCAGATGAGACCTGATCAGA CAAAACCTCCCGTGTTTGGCCCGTCTAAGCAGTTAGACATTGAGCTGGAGATG GCCTTCTTTGTTGGAGGGGGGAATCAGCTCGGGGAGCCCATTCCCATTGGGAAAGCCCATGAACACATCTTTGGCATGGTACTCATGAATGACTGGAGTG CCAGGGACATCCAGGCGTGGGAGTATGTTCCTCTTGGTCCTTTCCTGGGGAAGAACTTTGGGACAACTATCTCACCCTGGGTCATCCCAATGGAGGCACTGTTACCCTTTGCGGAGCCCAACCCTATCCAG GACCCAGAGCCCCTCCTCTACCTTCAGCACCCTGACGCTTACACTTTCAACATTAATCTGTTTGTGTCACTTAAAG GACAAGACATGTCCGCGGCTGCAACCATCTGCAAGTCAAACTTTAAG TATATGTACTGGACCATGAAACAGCAGCTCACCCATCACACAGTCAATGGTTGCAACATGAGACCTGGAGACCTGCTGGCTTCTGGAACCATTAGTGGACCT GATTCAGAGAGTTTTGGATCCATGCTGGAGCTGTCATGGAGGGGATCTAAGAACATTAAtctgggaggaggagaaaccagAACGTTCCTGATGGATGGAGATGAAGTTACCATCACAG gTTTCTCTCAAGGAGATGGATACAGAGTTGGATTCGGACCTTGCATGGGAACCATTCTTCCTGCCTTGCAACATTGA